The proteins below come from a single Molothrus ater isolate BHLD 08-10-18 breed brown headed cowbird chromosome 3, BPBGC_Mater_1.1, whole genome shotgun sequence genomic window:
- the ORC3 gene encoding origin recognition complex subunit 3 isoform X2, whose product MSTCSVSKGCFVFKPSTKKRRLSDKIAHDFRCTSNDSEDTELRFVTCQSLWNQIKSETEKIQENLNKQLLDNLVSFLSRSHSDFQEKTTEWTCRMKFREIPTAALVLGVNVTDHDLTFRGLSDVLQDNITPYVALLEAKDCPGIKNLMQKLMGQLMKCDIDVDSLEDEDCVQVSQNRIRCSMPSLISWYDSVTKKTDSETPSKKRNSSSRHWQSPPVVVIFRDMESFTTKVLQDFIVISSQHIHELPLVLIFGIATSPMIIHRLLPHSVSSLLCIELFQSLSCKEHLSTIIDKLLLTSRFPFKLGEKVLQVLINIFLYHDFSVQNFIKGFQLCIVEHFYSQPLSVLCCHLADIKKRVYSLSHDQCENIRRLPSFRRYVEKQESGKQIELLTNDSFLKEETEKLLEDLRVYHENYVRILRCLHVFTSSLPKYPLGKQIRELHCACLENRVWETEEYESSLQLARMLNKTDLVTILQQCVEILMSSSGKEFDRAVEKLKEFLTQFQNLEAEASQERDVSVSPQKELQKKTDLYHLQKTLLELKESRRSKKLTKFEMLRFEVVDYIDSLVRRYLVPADERTLQEIVYFNGAAVLRGHLNAAPRTALHTALNNPHWYLKNQALRCDGGGISNKAPDICIVYKLHLECGRLINLVDWLEAFSTVVMAAEETNADAASSDQVDDVIHARFIRAVSELELLGFIKPSKQKTDHVARLTWGGC is encoded by the exons ATGAGCACGTGCTCCGTCTCCAAG ggctgctttgtttttaaaccaAGTACCAAGAAGAGAAGATTGTCTGATAAAATAG CTCATGATTTCAGATGCACAAGCAATGATTCAGAGGACACTGAGCTACGGTTTGTCACCTGTCAGTCTTTATGGAACCAGATCAAATCTGAAACAGAA aaaatacaggaaaactTGAATAAGCAGTTGCTTGATAATCTGGTGAGTTTTTTGAGCCGGTCTCATTCTGACTTTCAAGAGAAGACAACAGAATGGACTTGCAGGATGAAGTTCAGAGAAATCCCTACTGCAGCTCTTGTCttag GTGTGAATGTTACAGATCATGACTTGACTTTCAGAGGTCTCTCAGATGTCCTTCAGGATAACATTACTCCTTATGTAGCCTTGCTGGAAGCCAAAGATTGCCCAG GTATAAAAAATCTGATGCAGAAGCTGATGGGACAGCTGATGAAGTGTGATATAGATGTGGACTCACTGGAAGATGAGGACTGTGTGCAGGTTTCACAGAATAGAATACGTTGTTCAATGCCTTCTCTCATCAGCTGGTATGACAGTGTAACAAAG aaaacagattcTGAAACTccaagcaaaaaaagaaattcctcctcTAGACACTGGCAGTCTCCTCCAGTTGTAGTCATATTCAGAGACATGGAAAGTTTCACCACAAAAGTTCTTCAAGACTTCATAGTCATCAGCAG TCAGCATATCCATGAATTACCTCTAGTGCTGATTTTTGGAATTGCTACATCACCAATGATTATCCACAGACTACTTCCTCACTCAGTGTCCTCTCTGCTGTGCATAGAGCTTTTCCAGTCCCTTTCCTGTAAGGAGCACCTGTCTACTATAATTGACAAG CTGCTTCTGACATCCCGGTTTCCCTTCAAACTGGGAGAAAAAGTTCTGCAGGTTCTCATCAACATATTCCTGTACCATGATTTTTCTGTACAGAATTTTATCAAAGGATTTCAG ctctgtATTGTGGAGCACTTCTATTCCCAGCCTCTCAGTGTACTGTGTTGCCACCTGGCAGACATTAAGAAGAGAGTTTATTCTTTATCACATGATCAGTGTGAAAACATTCGAAGACTGCCCTCTTTTAGAAG GTATGTGGAAAAGCAAGAGTCAGGGAAACAGATTGAACTGCTGACAAACGACAGCTTCTTAAAG GAAGAAACAGAGAAGTTGCTGGAGGACTTACGTGTTTACCATGAAAATTATGTTCGAATTTTGAGATGTCTTCATGTTTTCACATCTTCTCTTCCAAAGTATCCTTTGGGCAAGCAG ATCAGGGAGTTGCACTGTGCTTGTTTGGAAAACCGAGTGTGGGAGACAGAGGAGTATGAGTCATCTCTTCAACTAgcaag GATGCTGAATAAGACTGATTTGGTAACCATACTCCAACAATGTGTGGAAATTTTGATGTCATCTTCTGGAAAGGAGTTTGATAGGGCAGTAGAAAAGTTGAAGGAGTTCCTGACCCAGTTTCAGAATCTAGAAG CAGAAGCTTCCCAAGAACGAGATGTGTCCGTATCGCCACAAAAGGAGCTCCAGAAGAAGACAGACCTTTATCACCTTCAGAAG actttgtTGGAGTTGAAGGAATCAAGGAGGTCTAAGAAACTGACAAAGTTTGAAATGCTTCGTTTTGAAGTTGTTGACTATATAGACAGTCTTGTAAG aagATACCTTGTTCCTGCAGACGAAAGGACCCTGCAGGAGATTGTGTACTTCAACGGCGCCGCCGTTCTGCGGGGGCACCTGAACGCTGCCCCCAGGACCGCGCTGCACACGGCTCTGAACAACCCCCACTGGTACCTGaag aacCAAGCTCTGAGATGTGACGGAGGAGGCATTTCTAACAAAGCCCCTGACATATGCATAGTGTATAAGCTTCATTTGGAATGTGGCAGACTGATCAATCTTGTGGATTGGTTAGAG GCTTTCTCAACTGTAGTGATGGCAGCTGAGGAAACAAATGCAGATGCAGCTTCCTCAGACCAGGTGGATGATGTTATCCA
- the ORC3 gene encoding origin recognition complex subunit 3 isoform X1 yields MSTCSVSKGCFVFKPSTKKRRLSDKIAHDFRCTSNDSEDTELRFVTCQSLWNQIKSETEKIQENLNKQLLDNLVSFLSRSHSDFQEKTTEWTCRMKFREIPTAALVLGVNVTDHDLTFRGLSDVLQDNITPYVALLEAKDCPGIKNLMQKLMGQLMKCDIDVDSLEDEDCVQVSQNRIRCSMPSLISWYDSVTKKTDSETPSKKRNSSSRHWQSPPVVVIFRDMESFTTKVLQDFIVISSQHIHELPLVLIFGIATSPMIIHRLLPHSVSSLLCIELFQSLSCKEHLSTIIDKLLLTSRFPFKLGEKVLQVLINIFLYHDFSVQNFIKGFQLCIVEHFYSQPLSVLCCHLADIKKRVYSLSHDQCENIRRLPSFRRYVEKQESGKQIELLTNDSFLKEETEKLLEDLRVYHENYVRILRCLHVFTSSLPKYPLGKQIRELHCACLENRVWETEEYESSLQLARMLNKTDLVTILQQCVEILMSSSGKEFDRAVEKLKEFLTQFQNLEVAEASQERDVSVSPQKELQKKTDLYHLQKTLLELKESRRSKKLTKFEMLRFEVVDYIDSLVRRYLVPADERTLQEIVYFNGAAVLRGHLNAAPRTALHTALNNPHWYLKNQALRCDGGGISNKAPDICIVYKLHLECGRLINLVDWLEAFSTVVMAAEETNADAASSDQVDDVIHARFIRAVSELELLGFIKPSKQKTDHVARLTWGGC; encoded by the exons ATGAGCACGTGCTCCGTCTCCAAG ggctgctttgtttttaaaccaAGTACCAAGAAGAGAAGATTGTCTGATAAAATAG CTCATGATTTCAGATGCACAAGCAATGATTCAGAGGACACTGAGCTACGGTTTGTCACCTGTCAGTCTTTATGGAACCAGATCAAATCTGAAACAGAA aaaatacaggaaaactTGAATAAGCAGTTGCTTGATAATCTGGTGAGTTTTTTGAGCCGGTCTCATTCTGACTTTCAAGAGAAGACAACAGAATGGACTTGCAGGATGAAGTTCAGAGAAATCCCTACTGCAGCTCTTGTCttag GTGTGAATGTTACAGATCATGACTTGACTTTCAGAGGTCTCTCAGATGTCCTTCAGGATAACATTACTCCTTATGTAGCCTTGCTGGAAGCCAAAGATTGCCCAG GTATAAAAAATCTGATGCAGAAGCTGATGGGACAGCTGATGAAGTGTGATATAGATGTGGACTCACTGGAAGATGAGGACTGTGTGCAGGTTTCACAGAATAGAATACGTTGTTCAATGCCTTCTCTCATCAGCTGGTATGACAGTGTAACAAAG aaaacagattcTGAAACTccaagcaaaaaaagaaattcctcctcTAGACACTGGCAGTCTCCTCCAGTTGTAGTCATATTCAGAGACATGGAAAGTTTCACCACAAAAGTTCTTCAAGACTTCATAGTCATCAGCAG TCAGCATATCCATGAATTACCTCTAGTGCTGATTTTTGGAATTGCTACATCACCAATGATTATCCACAGACTACTTCCTCACTCAGTGTCCTCTCTGCTGTGCATAGAGCTTTTCCAGTCCCTTTCCTGTAAGGAGCACCTGTCTACTATAATTGACAAG CTGCTTCTGACATCCCGGTTTCCCTTCAAACTGGGAGAAAAAGTTCTGCAGGTTCTCATCAACATATTCCTGTACCATGATTTTTCTGTACAGAATTTTATCAAAGGATTTCAG ctctgtATTGTGGAGCACTTCTATTCCCAGCCTCTCAGTGTACTGTGTTGCCACCTGGCAGACATTAAGAAGAGAGTTTATTCTTTATCACATGATCAGTGTGAAAACATTCGAAGACTGCCCTCTTTTAGAAG GTATGTGGAAAAGCAAGAGTCAGGGAAACAGATTGAACTGCTGACAAACGACAGCTTCTTAAAG GAAGAAACAGAGAAGTTGCTGGAGGACTTACGTGTTTACCATGAAAATTATGTTCGAATTTTGAGATGTCTTCATGTTTTCACATCTTCTCTTCCAAAGTATCCTTTGGGCAAGCAG ATCAGGGAGTTGCACTGTGCTTGTTTGGAAAACCGAGTGTGGGAGACAGAGGAGTATGAGTCATCTCTTCAACTAgcaag GATGCTGAATAAGACTGATTTGGTAACCATACTCCAACAATGTGTGGAAATTTTGATGTCATCTTCTGGAAAGGAGTTTGATAGGGCAGTAGAAAAGTTGAAGGAGTTCCTGACCCAGTTTCAGAATCTAGAAG TAGCAGAAGCTTCCCAAGAACGAGATGTGTCCGTATCGCCACAAAAGGAGCTCCAGAAGAAGACAGACCTTTATCACCTTCAGAAG actttgtTGGAGTTGAAGGAATCAAGGAGGTCTAAGAAACTGACAAAGTTTGAAATGCTTCGTTTTGAAGTTGTTGACTATATAGACAGTCTTGTAAG aagATACCTTGTTCCTGCAGACGAAAGGACCCTGCAGGAGATTGTGTACTTCAACGGCGCCGCCGTTCTGCGGGGGCACCTGAACGCTGCCCCCAGGACCGCGCTGCACACGGCTCTGAACAACCCCCACTGGTACCTGaag aacCAAGCTCTGAGATGTGACGGAGGAGGCATTTCTAACAAAGCCCCTGACATATGCATAGTGTATAAGCTTCATTTGGAATGTGGCAGACTGATCAATCTTGTGGATTGGTTAGAG GCTTTCTCAACTGTAGTGATGGCAGCTGAGGAAACAAATGCAGATGCAGCTTCCTCAGACCAGGTGGATGATGTTATCCA
- the ORC3 gene encoding origin recognition complex subunit 3 isoform X3, with amino-acid sequence MSTCSVSKGCFVFKPSTKKRRLSDKIAHDFRCTSNDSEDTELRFVTCQSLWNQIKSETEKIQENLNKQLLDNLVSFLSRSHSDFQEKTTEWTCRMKFREIPTAALVLGVNVTDHDLTFRGLSDVLQDNITPYVALLEAKDCPGIKNLMQKLMGQLMKCDIDVDSLEDEDCVQVSQNRIRCSMPSLISWYDSVTKKTDSETPSKKRNSSSRHWQSPPVVVIFRDMESFTTKVLQDFIVISSQHIHELPLVLIFGIATSPMIIHRLLPHSVSSLLCIELFQSLSCKEHLSTIIDKLLLTSRFPFKLGEKVLQVLINIFLYHDFSVQNFIKGFQLCIVEHFYSQPLSVLCCHLADIKKRVYSLSHDQCENIRRLPSFRRYVEKQESGKQIELLTNDSFLKEETEKLLEDLRVYHENYVRILRCLHVFTSSLPKYPLGKQIRELHCACLENRVWETEEYESSLQLARMLNKTDLVTILQQCVEILMSSSGKEFDRAVEKLKEFLTQFQNLEVAEASQERDVSVSPQKELQKKTDLYHLQKTLLELKESRRSKKLTKFEMLRFEVVDYIDSLVRDFSVLDGKHAFL; translated from the exons ATGAGCACGTGCTCCGTCTCCAAG ggctgctttgtttttaaaccaAGTACCAAGAAGAGAAGATTGTCTGATAAAATAG CTCATGATTTCAGATGCACAAGCAATGATTCAGAGGACACTGAGCTACGGTTTGTCACCTGTCAGTCTTTATGGAACCAGATCAAATCTGAAACAGAA aaaatacaggaaaactTGAATAAGCAGTTGCTTGATAATCTGGTGAGTTTTTTGAGCCGGTCTCATTCTGACTTTCAAGAGAAGACAACAGAATGGACTTGCAGGATGAAGTTCAGAGAAATCCCTACTGCAGCTCTTGTCttag GTGTGAATGTTACAGATCATGACTTGACTTTCAGAGGTCTCTCAGATGTCCTTCAGGATAACATTACTCCTTATGTAGCCTTGCTGGAAGCCAAAGATTGCCCAG GTATAAAAAATCTGATGCAGAAGCTGATGGGACAGCTGATGAAGTGTGATATAGATGTGGACTCACTGGAAGATGAGGACTGTGTGCAGGTTTCACAGAATAGAATACGTTGTTCAATGCCTTCTCTCATCAGCTGGTATGACAGTGTAACAAAG aaaacagattcTGAAACTccaagcaaaaaaagaaattcctcctcTAGACACTGGCAGTCTCCTCCAGTTGTAGTCATATTCAGAGACATGGAAAGTTTCACCACAAAAGTTCTTCAAGACTTCATAGTCATCAGCAG TCAGCATATCCATGAATTACCTCTAGTGCTGATTTTTGGAATTGCTACATCACCAATGATTATCCACAGACTACTTCCTCACTCAGTGTCCTCTCTGCTGTGCATAGAGCTTTTCCAGTCCCTTTCCTGTAAGGAGCACCTGTCTACTATAATTGACAAG CTGCTTCTGACATCCCGGTTTCCCTTCAAACTGGGAGAAAAAGTTCTGCAGGTTCTCATCAACATATTCCTGTACCATGATTTTTCTGTACAGAATTTTATCAAAGGATTTCAG ctctgtATTGTGGAGCACTTCTATTCCCAGCCTCTCAGTGTACTGTGTTGCCACCTGGCAGACATTAAGAAGAGAGTTTATTCTTTATCACATGATCAGTGTGAAAACATTCGAAGACTGCCCTCTTTTAGAAG GTATGTGGAAAAGCAAGAGTCAGGGAAACAGATTGAACTGCTGACAAACGACAGCTTCTTAAAG GAAGAAACAGAGAAGTTGCTGGAGGACTTACGTGTTTACCATGAAAATTATGTTCGAATTTTGAGATGTCTTCATGTTTTCACATCTTCTCTTCCAAAGTATCCTTTGGGCAAGCAG ATCAGGGAGTTGCACTGTGCTTGTTTGGAAAACCGAGTGTGGGAGACAGAGGAGTATGAGTCATCTCTTCAACTAgcaag GATGCTGAATAAGACTGATTTGGTAACCATACTCCAACAATGTGTGGAAATTTTGATGTCATCTTCTGGAAAGGAGTTTGATAGGGCAGTAGAAAAGTTGAAGGAGTTCCTGACCCAGTTTCAGAATCTAGAAG TAGCAGAAGCTTCCCAAGAACGAGATGTGTCCGTATCGCCACAAAAGGAGCTCCAGAAGAAGACAGACCTTTATCACCTTCAGAAG actttgtTGGAGTTGAAGGAATCAAGGAGGTCTAAGAAACTGACAAAGTTTGAAATGCTTCGTTTTGAAGTTGTTGACTATATAGACAGTCTTGTAAG agatttttcagTATTGGATGGGAAACATGCATTTTTATAG